Proteins encoded together in one Oxalobacteraceae sp. CFBP 8761 window:
- a CDS encoding chromate transporter, which yields MSPSPLPSPSAPPAAAHPVPASCTDLFVSFTLIALQGFGGVLAVIQREMVERKRWLSNEEFIEEWSVAQILPGPNVCNLALMIGQRHFGLAGAMSALAGLLAAPLVVVLALALVYARFADVPQVQGALRGMAAVAAGLVAATGLKMSAALGKNVLPLIVCVLIAAVAFVLLAWVRVPLAAVVLGLGGLGCVLAWRRLSP from the coding sequence ATGAGCCCCTCACCCCTTCCCTCTCCAAGCGCGCCGCCCGCCGCAGCGCACCCGGTGCCGGCCTCGTGCACCGACCTGTTCGTCTCGTTCACGCTGATCGCCCTGCAGGGCTTCGGCGGTGTGCTGGCCGTGATCCAGCGCGAAATGGTCGAGCGCAAACGTTGGCTGAGCAATGAAGAATTCATCGAGGAATGGTCGGTCGCGCAAATCCTGCCCGGGCCGAACGTGTGCAACCTGGCGCTGATGATCGGTCAGCGCCATTTCGGCCTGGCCGGCGCGATGAGCGCACTGGCCGGCTTGCTGGCGGCGCCACTGGTCGTCGTGCTGGCGCTGGCGCTGGTGTACGCCCGCTTCGCCGATGTGCCACAGGTCCAGGGCGCGCTGCGCGGCATGGCGGCCGTCGCCGCTGGCCTGGTGGCGGCCACCGGCCTGAAGATGTCGGCCGCATTGGGCAAGAACGTGCTGCCGCTCATCGTCTGCGTACTCATCGCTGCGGTCGCCTTCGTGCTGCTGGCCTGGGTGCGGGTGCCGCTGGCGGCCGTCGTATTGGGACTTGGCGGCCTGGGCTGCGTACTGGCCTGGCGCAGGCTCTCCCCATGA